In Merismopedia glauca CCAP 1448/3, a single window of DNA contains:
- the nfi gene encoding deoxyribonuclease V (cleaves DNA at apurinic or apyrimidinic sites), translating into MEIFHEHSWDLTIAEAKVVQEKLKNKVILEDQLPTINYVAGVDVSYDKQKGITQAAIAVLNFPQLELQTHALARCKTAFPYVPGYLSFREIPAILEALNAVTIQPDLILCDGQGTAHPRRLGIACHLGVLINKPTIGVAKSWLTGDYEQVPLTQGSWQPLTSEGETIGAVLRTRTGIKPVFVSPGHQISLPTAIRYTLACTSKYRLPETTRWADKLAALQ; encoded by the coding sequence ATGGAAATCTTCCACGAACATTCTTGGGATTTGACAATAGCAGAAGCTAAAGTAGTTCAGGAAAAACTCAAGAATAAAGTCATTCTGGAAGATCAATTACCAACTATTAATTATGTCGCTGGGGTGGATGTTAGTTATGACAAACAAAAAGGTATTACTCAAGCGGCGATCGCTGTCCTCAACTTTCCTCAACTAGAATTACAAACTCATGCTTTAGCACGTTGTAAAACCGCATTTCCCTATGTTCCTGGATATCTTTCGTTTCGAGAAATACCAGCTATTTTAGAAGCATTAAATGCTGTGACTATTCAACCAGATTTAATCCTTTGTGATGGACAAGGAACGGCTCATCCGCGTCGATTAGGAATTGCTTGCCATTTAGGAGTGTTAATTAATAAGCCTACCATTGGAGTCGCTAAATCTTGGCTGACTGGAGACTACGAACAAGTACCTTTAACCCAAGGAAGTTGGCAACCTTTAACTTCTGAAGGTGAAACTATTGGTGCGGTTTTACGCACTCGGACAGGTATTAAACCAGTCTTTGTTTCTCCAGGACATCAGATAAGTTTGCCAACAGCAATTAGGTATACTCTAGCTTGTACTAGCAAATATCGTTTACCTGAAACTACTCGTTGGGCAGATAAATTAGCTGCTTTACAGTAG
- a CDS encoding FHA domain-containing protein yields MITLTLLHPLQSIPVQSWTFESETVVRIGRAVDNDVVLYSAVVSRYHVELRAKESNWEVVSIGANGTYFDGKSIDQVPVTDGMVFRLASSGPQIQVRLGAVLPPEKQPLQTSDTISPAPEQRPIATTEIESKSPWYDTDERNKC; encoded by the coding sequence GTGATTACGCTGACTTTACTGCATCCTTTACAATCAATACCAGTTCAAAGTTGGACTTTTGAGTCAGAAACAGTCGTGCGGATTGGACGAGCAGTAGACAATGATGTGGTGTTATATAGTGCAGTAGTTTCCCGTTACCACGTTGAACTAAGAGCCAAAGAATCTAACTGGGAAGTAGTTAGTATTGGTGCTAATGGTACTTATTTTGACGGTAAGTCAATTGACCAAGTACCGGTAACTGATGGTATGGTTTTCCGATTAGCTAGCTCTGGTCCACAAATTCAAGTAAGACTAGGGGCAGTTTTGCCACCAGAAAAACAACCTTTACAAACATCTGACACAATTTCTCCTGCACCAGAACAAAGACCTATTGCTACGACAGAAATAGAAAGTAAAAGTCCTTGGTACGATACAGACGAACGAAATAAGTGCTGA
- a CDS encoding SDR family NAD(P)-dependent oxidoreductase gives MKIQGKTALVTGASRGIGLAIALELVNQGINRLLLVARDERRLAEVAAEIERLGVEAIPLALDLSEPIEVNIAIAQAWRDHGPIDLLINCAGIAHQVPFLQSRLPQVQAEISVNLVGMYTVTRLIARRMATQQQGTIVNVSSLMGKLAAPTMATYSATKFAIVGFTQALRGELAQHNIKVVSLLPSLTETDMVRNIQSFRWIIPMTPQQVAKSLIDGLNKGNTEILVGWQSHLAVWCNRLAPWLMEIVLRLAAPLAKPRSRAFPYFQDTLATLLR, from the coding sequence GTGAAGATTCAAGGAAAAACCGCTCTAGTTACTGGAGCTTCTCGTGGCATTGGTTTGGCGATCGCCCTAGAATTAGTAAATCAGGGCATCAATCGTCTGTTATTAGTCGCCAGAGATGAACGGCGATTAGCCGAAGTTGCGGCGGAAATTGAACGCCTTGGTGTAGAAGCCATCCCCCTAGCTTTAGATTTATCTGAGCCAATAGAGGTTAATATTGCGATCGCCCAAGCATGGCGCGATCATGGACCAATTGACTTGTTGATCAACTGTGCAGGTATAGCTCACCAAGTACCCTTCTTACAGTCTCGTTTACCCCAAGTCCAAGCAGAAATCAGCGTCAACCTAGTCGGAATGTACACCGTTACCCGTCTAATTGCAAGGCGAATGGCAACTCAACAGCAAGGAACAATCGTTAATGTATCTAGTTTGATGGGTAAATTAGCTGCACCAACGATGGCTACATATTCAGCTACCAAATTTGCAATTGTCGGATTTACCCAAGCACTACGAGGAGAATTGGCACAACATAACATCAAAGTTGTTTCCTTGCTACCATCTCTAACTGAGACTGACATGGTGCGAAATATACAATCTTTTCGGTGGATTATTCCCATGACTCCACAGCAAGTGGCAAAATCCCTCATAGATGGATTAAACAAAGGTAATACTGAGATACTAGTAGGCTGGCAGAGTCATTTAGCAGTATGGTGTAATCGGCTCGCACCCTGGTTAATGGAAATAGTGCTTCGCTTAGCAGCACCTTTAGCCAAGCCACGATCTAGAGCATTCCCATACTTCCAAGATACTCTAGCCACTCTGCTACGGTGA
- a CDS encoding metallophosphoesterase family protein, giving the protein MTQKIDLLADPFLQLPTSNSVRVVWFTEFAGKDHLVAYGESASVRLCQTACAITFKLTRIREDSKSRLREDYQNNILQETPQLRHIWRHEAEITNLIPGVRIPYQVTSITEEGEQVSSQIFTLAPSPVVGIPLKVLLTSDHQLMPMTAANLQKVVETVGRVDAVFFAGDLVNVSDRASQWFDDSSGGAFFPCLQGKASYQLTKNGISTIYRGGEIIQHAPLFTAIGNHEVIGRFSLKKSLNQQFYDAIPKQVAEKFPSDGKSLLDRTFNTNTYEEIFSLPQSDTGGKKYYAVTFGDIRLVVLYITNIWRNPTLEDEIKGRYREATKDLPNPENWGYGQHIFEPIHPGSPQYIWLENELKSPEFSQAKYKIAMFHHPPHTLGDNIVPAYTDPVQVRETDLQGNLTAIRYEYPKHADYIIRDVVPLLESAGVQMVYFGHSHLWNRFMSAKGVHYLESSNVGNSYGAAWGDRPRFIPTGYQEEYVAIGDPNGLEPIVPNIAPVLDTQGNPLPYIASNDITVFSILDTGSGTVSSYRFDTCTPEVSAVKFDEFSLK; this is encoded by the coding sequence ATGACTCAAAAAATCGATTTGCTGGCAGATCCATTTTTACAATTACCTACATCTAACTCGGTGCGAGTGGTGTGGTTTACTGAATTTGCGGGAAAAGATCATCTAGTTGCATATGGCGAGAGTGCATCAGTTCGCCTCTGTCAAACCGCTTGTGCCATAACTTTTAAGCTGACTCGTATCAGAGAAGATAGTAAATCTAGATTAAGAGAAGATTATCAAAACAATATCCTTCAGGAAACTCCTCAGTTAAGGCATATTTGGCGACATGAAGCCGAAATTACTAATCTGATTCCAGGGGTGAGAATTCCCTATCAAGTAACTAGTATCACCGAAGAGGGAGAACAGGTTAGCAGTCAAATATTTACTCTTGCACCTTCACCAGTTGTGGGAATACCCTTAAAAGTTCTCCTGACTTCAGATCATCAGTTAATGCCAATGACTGCTGCTAATTTGCAAAAAGTAGTAGAAACTGTAGGTAGGGTTGATGCTGTCTTCTTTGCGGGGGATTTAGTGAATGTGAGCGATCGCGCTTCACAATGGTTTGATGATAGTAGCGGTGGGGCTTTTTTCCCGTGTTTGCAGGGAAAAGCTAGTTATCAACTCACTAAAAATGGCATTTCGACGATATACCGAGGTGGTGAAATAATCCAACACGCCCCTTTATTTACGGCAATTGGAAATCATGAAGTAATAGGGCGTTTTTCTCTCAAAAAAAGCTTAAACCAGCAATTTTATGATGCTATCCCCAAACAAGTGGCAGAAAAATTCCCCAGTGATGGTAAGTCTCTTTTAGATCGCACTTTTAACACTAATACCTACGAAGAAATATTCTCCCTTCCCCAAAGCGATACAGGTGGTAAAAAATATTATGCAGTTACTTTTGGTGACATTAGATTAGTTGTTTTATACATTACAAATATTTGGCGCAATCCGACTTTAGAAGATGAAATCAAAGGTAGATATCGAGAAGCTACTAAAGACTTGCCTAATCCCGAAAATTGGGGCTATGGGCAGCATATTTTTGAGCCAATTCACCCAGGTTCTCCACAGTATATTTGGTTAGAAAATGAGTTAAAAAGTCCTGAATTTAGTCAAGCTAAGTATAAAATCGCGATGTTTCACCATCCGCCTCACACATTGGGCGATAACATCGTTCCTGCTTATACAGATCCCGTACAAGTGAGGGAAACCGATCTCCAGGGAAACCTAACCGCCATCCGCTATGAATATCCCAAGCACGCTGACTACATTATCCGTGATGTGGTTCCGTTACTAGAATCTGCGGGAGTACAAATGGTATATTTTGGGCATTCCCACCTGTGGAATCGATTTATGAGTGCTAAAGGGGTTCATTACCTGGAATCTTCTAATGTAGGTAACTCTTACGGCGCAGCTTGGGGCGATCGCCCCCGTTTCATCCCCACTGGTTACCAAGAAGAATATGTAGCTATAGGCGATCCGAATGGGTTAGAGCCAATTGTACCCAACATTGCCCCTGTTTTAGATACTCAAGGTAACCCCTTACCCTACATCGCCAGTAATGACATAACGGTGTTTAGCATCTTAGATACAGGAAGTGGAACTGTCAGTAGTTATCGGTTTGATACTTGCACCCCTGAAGTTTCCGCAGTTAAGTTTGATGAGTTTTCTTTAAAGTGA
- the pgl gene encoding 6-phosphogluconolactonase: MDRIIEVLSDRQAVIDKALELILQKAEVAIEARGKFTIALSGGSTPKPLYEALATQNLPWEQIHIFWGDERYVPPDHPDSNQKMARQAWLDRVPIPASNIHPMSTTLADPAAAATAHERELKDFFDLSSGEIPEFDLILLGIGDDAHTASLFPHTEALQVSDRLVTVGFKDGQPRLTLTVPVLNHAKCVVFVVTGSSKQPALAQIFAPTGDELTYPARLIRPKGELWWILDQAAGERYVKTDR, from the coding sequence ATGGATCGAATAATAGAAGTCTTGAGCGATCGCCAAGCTGTCATCGACAAAGCCTTGGAACTAATTTTACAAAAAGCAGAAGTTGCAATTGAGGCACGGGGAAAGTTTACCATAGCCTTGTCTGGAGGGAGTACCCCTAAGCCTTTATATGAAGCTCTAGCCACTCAAAACCTACCTTGGGAGCAAATCCATATTTTTTGGGGAGATGAGCGCTACGTGCCCCCAGATCACCCTGATAGCAATCAAAAAATGGCTCGTCAAGCTTGGCTCGATCGCGTACCCATTCCGGCTAGCAACATTCACCCCATGTCTACGACATTAGCAGATCCAGCCGCAGCCGCTACAGCACACGAAAGAGAACTAAAAGATTTTTTTGACTTATCTTCTGGAGAAATCCCAGAATTCGATCTAATCCTGTTGGGGATTGGAGATGATGCTCATACTGCCTCATTATTTCCCCACACAGAAGCTTTGCAAGTGAGCGATCGCTTAGTTACAGTAGGTTTTAAGGACGGTCAACCTCGACTGACCTTAACTGTACCAGTTCTCAACCATGCCAAATGCGTGGTTTTTGTTGTGACTGGTTCTAGTAAACAACCTGCCTTGGCTCAAATTTTTGCCCCCACAGGAGATGAATTAACCTATCCTGCGAGATTGATTCGCCCAAAAGGTGAACTTTGGTGGATATTAGATCAAGCTGCTGGGGAAAGATATGTTAAGACAGATCGGTAA
- the bchB gene encoding ferredoxin:protochlorophyllide reductase (ATP-dependent) subunit B → MKLAYWMYAGPAHIGTLRIATSFKNVHAIMHAPLGDDYFNVMRSMLERERDFTPVTASVVDRNVLARGSQEKVVDNITRKDAEEKPDLIVLTPTCTSSILQEDLQNFVDRAQLEAKGDVMLADVNHYRVNELQAADRTLLQIVEYYINKARKQGNLPEGKTEKPSVNIIGISTLGFHNQHDCTELKRLMKDLGIEVNEVIPEGASVHNLKNLPRAWFNLVPYREVGLMAASYLEKEFGTPCVNITPMGVVETARCIRKIQQILNRQGADVDYEDFINEQTLYVSQAAWFSRSIDCQNLTGKKAVVFGDSTHAAAMTKILAREMGIHVVWAGTYCKYDAEWFKQEVSEYCEEVLISEDNGQIGDAIARVEPSAIFGTQMERHVGKRLDIPCGVIAAPVHIQNFPIGYKPFLGYEGTNQIADLVYNSFTLGMEDHLLEIFGGHDTKEVIHKGISADSDLGWNREATAELNKIPGFVRGKVKRNTEKFARDRGLNEITLEVMYAAKESVGA, encoded by the coding sequence GTGAAATTAGCTTATTGGATGTACGCAGGTCCCGCTCACATTGGTACTCTACGCATTGCTACTTCTTTCAAGAACGTTCATGCAATCATGCACGCACCCTTGGGAGATGATTATTTTAACGTCATGCGCTCTATGCTAGAGAGGGAGAGGGATTTCACCCCAGTTACTGCTAGCGTCGTAGATCGCAATGTCTTAGCACGGGGTTCTCAAGAGAAAGTTGTAGACAATATTACCCGTAAAGACGCTGAAGAAAAGCCAGATCTGATCGTTCTGACTCCTACCTGCACTTCCAGCATCTTACAAGAAGACTTGCAAAACTTCGTCGATCGCGCCCAATTGGAGGCTAAAGGCGATGTAATGCTAGCGGATGTAAATCACTATCGGGTCAACGAATTACAAGCCGCAGACCGCACTTTACTGCAAATCGTTGAGTATTACATCAATAAAGCTCGCAAGCAAGGAAATCTACCAGAAGGAAAAACTGAAAAGCCTTCAGTTAATATTATCGGTATCAGTACCCTTGGCTTCCACAACCAGCACGATTGTACCGAATTAAAGCGGCTGATGAAGGATTTGGGCATTGAAGTCAACGAAGTCATTCCTGAAGGTGCTAGCGTTCACAATCTCAAGAATTTGCCTCGCGCTTGGTTTAACCTAGTTCCCTATCGGGAAGTAGGTTTAATGGCTGCTAGCTATCTAGAGAAGGAATTTGGGACTCCTTGCGTCAATATTACGCCAATGGGAGTCGTAGAAACGGCGCGGTGTATTCGCAAGATTCAGCAAATCTTGAATCGACAAGGTGCTGATGTGGATTACGAAGACTTTATCAACGAACAGACTCTATACGTTTCTCAAGCTGCTTGGTTCTCTCGTTCTATTGACTGTCAAAACCTAACTGGCAAAAAAGCTGTGGTTTTCGGTGATAGCACCCACGCAGCCGCAATGACCAAAATTTTAGCCCGCGAAATGGGAATTCATGTAGTTTGGGCTGGAACTTATTGTAAGTATGATGCTGAATGGTTCAAACAGGAAGTCAGTGAATACTGCGAAGAAGTCTTAATTAGCGAAGATAACGGTCAAATTGGAGATGCGATCGCCAGAGTTGAGCCATCCGCGATTTTTGGCACCCAAATGGAACGTCACGTTGGAAAACGTTTAGATATTCCCTGTGGTGTCATCGCTGCACCAGTTCACATCCAAAACTTCCCTATCGGTTACAAGCCATTCTTAGGCTATGAAGGAACCAATCAAATCGCAGATTTAGTCTATAATTCCTTTACCTTGGGAATGGAAGACCATTTATTGGAGATATTCGGCGGTCACGATACCAAAGAAGTTATCCATAAAGGAATTTCCGCAGATTCAGACTTGGGTTGGAATCGCGAAGCCACAGCCGAACTCAACAAAATCCCTGGTTTTGTGAGAGGGAAAGTCAAGCGAAATACTGAGAAATTCGCTCGCGATCGCGGATTAAACGAAATCACCCTAGAAGTGATGTATGCAGCTAAAGAGTCTGTAGGCGCTTAA
- the dnaA gene encoding chromosomal replication initiator protein DnaA, with product MDISPQQLWSQVLERLQQQLSRPTFETWIKTATVEELASDRLIICTPNPFAKNWLQKYYIKMISDVVQEIVGQPLEILITVAKVEEGGIDNSAIFSWSLPQPVPTPEKPVNPTVQPTQLNHKYIFSRFVVGSNNRMAHAASLAVAESPGREFNPLFLCGGVGLGKTHLMQAIGHYRLEICPESKIFYVSTEKFTNDLITAIRKDSMHSFREHYRAADVLLVDDIQFIEGKEYTQEEFFYTFNTLHETGKQVVIASDRPPNQIPRLQERLCSRFSMGLIADIQAPDLETRMAILQKKAEYENVDLPRNVIEYIAVNYTSNIRELEGALIRSVAYMSISGLPMTVENIAPILSPQSAIVEAKPIAVLQIIADAFNVSIEDLKGNSRRREISLARQIGMYLMRQHTDLSFPRIGEEFGGKDHTTVLYSYEKISQLRQTDPEMAKTIRQLSDRINFSSRDKN from the coding sequence TTGGATATTTCCCCACAACAACTTTGGAGTCAGGTTTTAGAACGATTACAGCAACAACTGAGTCGTCCTACATTTGAAACTTGGATTAAAACAGCTACTGTTGAAGAGTTAGCTAGCGATCGCTTGATTATCTGCACTCCCAATCCATTTGCCAAAAATTGGTTGCAAAAGTACTACATCAAAATGATTAGCGATGTAGTGCAAGAAATTGTGGGTCAACCTTTAGAAATTTTAATTACAGTCGCTAAGGTTGAGGAGGGAGGAATTGACAATTCGGCAATTTTTTCCTGGTCTTTGCCACAACCAGTTCCCACACCCGAAAAACCAGTTAATCCAACTGTTCAGCCAACTCAATTAAATCATAAATATATCTTTTCTAGGTTTGTAGTTGGCTCTAATAACCGCATGGCTCATGCTGCTTCTTTGGCTGTAGCTGAGTCCCCAGGGAGAGAATTTAATCCATTATTTCTCTGTGGTGGTGTGGGTTTGGGAAAAACTCATTTGATGCAAGCAATTGGTCATTATCGTCTTGAGATTTGTCCTGAATCAAAAATATTTTATGTCTCTACGGAAAAGTTTACTAACGACTTAATCACTGCGATTCGTAAAGATAGTATGCACAGTTTTCGAGAACACTATCGAGCAGCAGATGTACTTTTAGTTGATGATATCCAGTTTATTGAGGGTAAAGAATACACTCAAGAAGAGTTTTTTTATACTTTTAATACTCTGCACGAAACTGGGAAACAAGTCGTCATTGCTTCTGACCGTCCTCCTAATCAAATTCCTCGATTACAAGAACGTCTTTGTTCGAGATTTTCGATGGGATTAATTGCCGATATTCAGGCTCCTGATTTAGAAACTCGGATGGCAATTTTACAGAAAAAAGCTGAGTATGAAAATGTGGATTTACCCAGAAATGTAATTGAATATATAGCGGTTAATTACACTTCAAATATTCGCGAGTTAGAAGGCGCGTTAATTCGTAGTGTTGCTTATATGTCTATTTCTGGGTTACCCATGACAGTCGAAAATATTGCCCCTATTTTAAGTCCTCAAAGTGCAATCGTTGAAGCTAAACCAATCGCTGTCTTACAAATAATTGCTGACGCTTTTAATGTTTCTATAGAAGATTTAAAAGGTAATTCTAGGCGCAGAGAAATTAGTCTGGCGAGACAAATTGGGATGTATTTAATGCGTCAGCATACAGATTTAAGTTTTCCCAGAATTGGCGAGGAATTTGGCGGAAAAGACCATACTACTGTTTTATACAGCTATGAAAAAATTTCTCAACTCCGACAAACCGATCCAGAAATGGCAAAAACTATCAGACAGTTGAGCGATCGCATCAATTTCTCTAGCCGAGACAAAAACTAG
- the dnaN gene encoding DNA polymerase III subunit beta has protein sequence MKLTSTQKDLSTNLSLVAKAVPSRPTHPILANVKLIGDADTQTVSLTAFDLSLGIHSTFSASVATSGQVTLPAKLLNDIISRLPEGEITIETDDGEFLATIASISGNYQIRGMGTDEYPDLPAIGNDRKTYFPIAALFDGLRGTLFATSPDDTKQILTGVHLKVRGGTLEFAATDGHRLAVVESRIAGSGEEESAEENTQPAEIFQVTVPAKALREVERMLGSSESLNASRSDRDSEAKNQICLQQEPGQVVFELEKQRLTSRTLDGQYPNYQQLIPQQFEREVILERKKLVSALERISVLADQKNNLVKFSIDSENQKLFLSVEAADVGSGKESLDSQISGSSIDVAFNVKYLLDGLKCIVGDQLQMQLNGALNPIIFRPLGGFKMTYLVMPVEIRS, from the coding sequence ATGAAACTGACATCGACTCAAAAAGATTTGAGTACCAATCTCTCATTGGTAGCCAAAGCTGTTCCCTCTCGTCCGACACATCCAATTTTAGCCAATGTTAAGCTAATAGGAGACGCAGATACTCAAACAGTTAGTTTAACTGCATTTGACCTAAGTTTAGGCATTCACAGTACTTTTAGCGCATCAGTAGCAACTTCTGGACAAGTTACCTTACCAGCAAAACTTCTTAATGACATCATCTCTCGCTTACCAGAGGGAGAAATTACCATTGAAACAGATGATGGAGAATTCTTAGCGACTATTGCCTCTATTTCTGGTAATTACCAAATCAGGGGAATGGGAACGGATGAATATCCAGATTTACCAGCTATAGGCAATGATAGAAAAACATATTTCCCTATAGCAGCGTTATTTGATGGCTTGCGAGGGACTCTATTTGCGACTAGTCCTGATGATACCAAGCAAATTCTTACAGGGGTTCATTTGAAAGTTCGGGGTGGTACTCTGGAGTTTGCGGCTACTGATGGACATCGCTTAGCGGTAGTTGAAAGTAGGATCGCAGGTTCTGGGGAGGAAGAGTCAGCAGAGGAAAATACTCAACCAGCAGAAATCTTTCAAGTGACTGTTCCAGCTAAAGCTTTACGAGAAGTAGAGAGAATGCTAGGAAGCAGCGAGTCTCTAAACGCGAGTCGAAGCGATCGCGACAGTGAAGCTAAAAATCAAATCTGTCTTCAACAAGAACCAGGTCAGGTAGTATTTGAATTAGAAAAACAACGATTAACTAGTCGAACATTAGATGGTCAGTATCCTAATTATCAACAATTAATTCCCCAACAATTTGAACGGGAAGTAATATTAGAGAGAAAGAAACTAGTTAGCGCTTTAGAAAGAATTTCTGTACTAGCAGATCAAAAAAATAATTTGGTTAAATTTAGCATCGATAGTGAAAATCAAAAGTTATTTCTTTCTGTTGAAGCTGCGGATGTAGGTAGTGGAAAAGAGTCTTTAGATAGCCAAATTTCTGGTAGTAGTATCGACGTAGCGTTTAACGTTAAATATCTTTTGGATGGTTTAAAGTGTATTGTTGGTGACCAACTGCAAATGCAGCTAAATGGTGCCTTAAATCCCATTATTTTTAGACCATTAGGAGGTTTTAAAATGACTTATTTGGTTATGCCTGTAGAAATTAGAAGTTAA
- a CDS encoding FHA domain-containing protein, which translates to MIVCPNCNHQNPDGSSHCEACFTPLPSTCACPNCGASVQADATFCGQCGTGLKPSSPLSSGLPDLPDFPSLPDFPDYPLPGETLVVNPGSPPPSPSYSGSSLPATVVNSPDPVSPPMPDPAPPMPDPIPPPMPDPVSPPMPDPVSPPMPDPVPLPIPDPVPPMPDPGAVTIPDPVPPPMPVMPTSGMASTQLQLQSAKLLHLQTNQLLELPLNLSVIHIGKPNDQVPPDIDVSGFPNSEIVSRIHSDIRVEGDAYYIEDVGSSNGTYINHNVLAKGNRHKLRPGDRISLGKGDLVTFLFQSS; encoded by the coding sequence ATGATTGTTTGCCCCAATTGCAATCACCAAAATCCCGATGGCTCCAGCCACTGTGAAGCTTGTTTCACTCCATTACCTAGTACCTGTGCTTGCCCTAATTGTGGGGCTAGCGTGCAAGCAGATGCTACGTTTTGTGGTCAATGTGGTACTGGTCTAAAACCCAGTTCACCTTTATCTAGTGGGTTACCGGATCTACCAGATTTTCCCTCTCTACCAGATTTTCCTGACTATCCCCTGCCAGGAGAAACTTTAGTAGTCAATCCAGGTTCTCCTCCTCCTTCTCCTAGCTATAGTGGCAGTTCTTTACCAGCTACGGTAGTTAATTCTCCAGATCCGGTATCGCCACCAATGCCAGATCCGGCACCGCCAATGCCAGATCCGATACCACCACCAATGCCAGATCCGGTATCGCCACCAATGCCAGATCCGGTATCGCCACCAATGCCAGATCCAGTACCGCTACCAATACCAGATCCGGTACCGCCAATGCCAGATCCGGGAGCAGTCACAATACCAGATCCAGTACCGCCACCGATGCCAGTCATGCCAACATCGGGGATGGCTAGTACCCAACTCCAGCTACAATCAGCCAAATTACTGCATTTACAAACTAATCAATTACTGGAACTCCCCCTTAACCTATCTGTAATTCATATAGGTAAGCCAAACGACCAAGTTCCTCCAGATATTGACGTTTCTGGTTTTCCTAATTCCGAAATTGTCTCTCGAATTCATTCCGATATTCGAGTTGAAGGAGATGCTTACTATATAGAAGACGTAGGCAGTTCTAATGGTACTTACATCAATCACAATGTTTTAGCCAAAGGTAACCGTCATAAGTTACGTCCAGGCGATCGCATTAGTCTTGGTAAGGGAGATTTGGTCACCTTTTTATTCCAAAGCTCATAG
- a CDS encoding HpsJ family protein, translating to MKANNTLTLAPFLLKTVGGLLILASLVEYILLFFPPAVSDPKLLDQYWKIDFWNQLVNSGVVPLVGMLLIFAGYWMSSTLNISPKRPFWQDLRFWVALLATILGIAYLVTIPVYLSNVNFVKEDTIKNIDAKTVVEKDRLNKQLEQVNAQLAEYQKVAKDKPKLEQEIARITQAINSGQVQGTQLEQFNNARANLESLKNNSQVLEQRNKQIQEEAKKELARIDSSQKDAKAITANNAILSVTKTDLKSLILAIAHTIVGWMGLKNVLTSSPNTVEKWE from the coding sequence ATGAAAGCCAACAATACTTTAACCTTAGCCCCCTTCTTATTAAAAACTGTGGGTGGGTTACTAATTTTAGCCTCTTTAGTAGAGTACATTTTACTATTTTTCCCACCAGCAGTTTCCGATCCTAAGCTGCTAGATCAGTATTGGAAAATAGACTTTTGGAATCAATTGGTTAATAGTGGAGTTGTCCCGTTAGTGGGGATGTTATTAATTTTTGCGGGATATTGGATGAGTTCAACCCTTAATATCTCTCCAAAGCGTCCATTTTGGCAGGATTTACGCTTTTGGGTGGCGCTCTTAGCTACAATTTTGGGTATTGCTTATTTGGTGACTATTCCTGTTTATTTGAGTAACGTTAACTTTGTCAAAGAAGATACCATCAAAAACATTGATGCTAAAACAGTAGTTGAAAAAGATCGGCTCAACAAGCAGTTAGAACAAGTTAATGCTCAATTAGCAGAATATCAAAAAGTTGCTAAAGACAAACCTAAATTAGAACAAGAAATTGCTCGGATCACTCAAGCAATTAATAGCGGTCAAGTTCAGGGAACGCAATTAGAACAATTTAATAATGCTCGCGCTAATTTGGAGAGTCTAAAAAATAATTCTCAAGTGTTAGAACAAAGAAATAAACAAATCCAAGAAGAAGCTAAAAAAGAATTAGCTAGAATAGATAGTTCTCAAAAAGATGCTAAGGCAATTACAGCTAATAATGCGATCCTTTCAGTAACTAAGACTGATTTGAAAAGTTTAATTTTAGCGATCGCTCATACAATTGTTGGTTGGATGGGTTTGAAAAATGTGTTGACTAGTTCTCCAAATACTGTTGAAAAATGGGAGTAA